The Paenibacillus sp. G2S3 region TTGCAGTTGGTCGGGGGATGCTGAGAAATCCATATTGGACCTTAGAGGCTGGAGTTGAGCTTCAGCAAGACCCGGGTATTCCTCGCCAGTATGCCTTTGGATTTCCTAGAATTAAATGAAATTAAACTTGGGAATGGGAACGGAGTGACGAAGAGGATTTTGGAACTTTAGGAGCGATAGCGTCCGCCTTTGTCTCCGGATTTCAACCGCTATAATCGGTATAAATTAAGAAATCCGGAGACAACAGCGGCTGGAAGTCCAAACATTCACTGTAGTTGCGACTGATCCTTACCCTCAAAGTATTTGCAGTATAATTATAATCGAAATAAAATGATATCATTTGGAGAGACCGACTTCTTGGAGAAACGGTCTTTTCTCTTTTTTGGATTAAGCTTGGCACAATGGATGTGGAGTGTAGTACTATTATATAGAAGAAAAAATTCATGAATAGTCATACGCTCAGGAGATGAATAGATAGATGGACAAAATTCTTAACAATGACCTTATTGCGAATTGGTTGACGTTAACACATATACAAATGAATGTGACGAATGAATTAGAAGTTAATTTGCAAGCGAATCATGATTTATCTTTAAAAGAGTTCTACTTGTTATTATTCTTGTCGGAGGCCCCAGAGAAAAAACTGAAATTGCAGAAACTCGAATCCATGGTTGGTTTAAGCCAAAGTGCGGTTTCACGGCTAGTTAGTCGTTTTGAAGCCAAGGGCTGTGGAGCTTTAGAGAGAAAAGCATGCGATAGTGATCGCAGAAGTATTTATACCTCCCTAACCTCCATAGGTGAAGCAAAGCTCATCCGTGCACAAGAAACCTTTAAAGACACGCTAATGACGTCATTCCCGGAAAAAGATGTGGAACAGCTTCTAGCGCAAATGCTTCGTATGAAGCAACAATCTTGAATCAACACAAAAAACCTCTGTTTTGGTAAATGGATCGCATTCTCCATTTCCCATACAGAGGTTTTTTGCGTGAGACTATAGGATTTATTCTAGAAGAACAATCTCTCCACTAGCCAAAAGGCGCCAAGTGCAGTAATTAACCAAGAACCATAGGCAACGACGGGCTTGTAGAAGTTTCTTTTTTGGAGAAAAATAAGCACCGGAAGCAAAACAATAACAATACATAATTGGATAAATTCAATTCCTACATTAAAGCTCACCAGATCTACAGCCAAATGTGCTTTTGGCAAGTTCATTTCTTGAAGAATATCCGCAAAGCCAATACCATGAATGAGTCCGAACAGGAAAGTTATGAGTGCGCGGAATCGTATCTTTTTACGGAAAATATTCTCCAGTGCAACGTAGCAAATACTGAGTGCAATTACAGATTCAACAACTCGTGAAGGCAAGGAGATCCAGCCAAGGACTGCGAGTGTCAACGTAATGCTATGTGCTAAAGTGAAAGCCGTGATAATTGCAGCATATTGTTTAAGCGTTTGTTTTCTTAATAATAGAGCGAACAGGAATAATAGGTGATCATAGCCGGTAAGAATATGGTTCATTCCCAGTTTAAAAAAAGAAAACCAATCGGATGAGGACCCAGAATTACCTGATGAAGACGAATTGGTAGATGATGTTAATTGCTGCTCCTGTTGATCCTCCGTTAGAAGCATGGTCCACGTGCGCTCTTTTCCTTGCAGTACGGTTTCGCTAGTCTGATCGCCGTTATGTGCAGTAATTAAATTGACATACGGTGAACTTGTAGCTTGTGAATATAAGCCATCATTGATTGCGATGGTTTGTCCAGGCTCAAAGGCTGGATATGTAAAATTCCAAGTCACTACTTCTTTATCCCCTTTTTTATCAAGGAATAGGTCTTGAAGCTCGGGAGCTTGTTGTTGATCATTCATTTCCAAAATGACACTATCTTCGATCCATTCTTCTAAACGATGTCTATTGGTCTCGATTTCATTCTCTTCCAGAATTCCATTTCCGTTGGTATCTATGTTATCCATACTTTCAATAATCGAGATAACATCCAGTGAAAATGAAAAATCAGTCTTGTCCTTATTAAAAGTAACAGTGGTATAACTGGCACTTAGAGGATGGGCTGAAGCAGTTAGGTGAGAAGAAGTGAAAGAGATAAGAAGAATTGCGATGAAGATCAAAGATTTAAATACGTTGGAGCGGATATTGCGAGCTGACAAAGAAGTTCCCCCTTGAAGATCATTATGTATTGTAATGAAGTTATTACAGTTGATGATAAGCTAGAATTGTCATTGGAGTGTTAATT contains the following coding sequences:
- a CDS encoding MarR family transcriptional regulator; translated protein: MDKILNNDLIANWLTLTHIQMNVTNELEVNLQANHDLSLKEFYLLLFLSEAPEKKLKLQKLESMVGLSQSAVSRLVSRFEAKGCGALERKACDSDRRSIYTSLTSIGEAKLIRAQETFKDTLMTSFPEKDVEQLLAQMLRMKQQS
- a CDS encoding HupE/UreJ family protein; the encoded protein is MSARNIRSNVFKSLIFIAILLISFTSSHLTASAHPLSASYTTVTFNKDKTDFSFSLDVISIIESMDNIDTNGNGILEENEIETNRHRLEEWIEDSVILEMNDQQQAPELQDLFLDKKGDKEVVTWNFTYPAFEPGQTIAINDGLYSQATSSPYVNLITAHNGDQTSETVLQGKERTWTMLLTEDQQEQQLTSSTNSSSSGNSGSSSDWFSFFKLGMNHILTGYDHLLFLFALLLRKQTLKQYAAIITAFTLAHSITLTLAVLGWISLPSRVVESVIALSICYVALENIFRKKIRFRALITFLFGLIHGIGFADILQEMNLPKAHLAVDLVSFNVGIEFIQLCIVIVLLPVLIFLQKRNFYKPVVAYGSWLITALGAFWLVERLFF